One window from the genome of Pseudomonas sp. L5B5 encodes:
- the lpxC gene encoding UDP-3-O-acyl-N-acetylglucosamine deacetylase: MIKQRTLKNIIRATGVGLHSGEKVYLTLKPAPVDTGIVFCRADLDPVVQIPARAENVGETTMSTTLVNGDVKVDTVEHLLSAMAGLGIDNAYVELSASEVPIMDGSAGPFVFLIQSAGLEEQDAAKKFIRILREVTVEDGDKRATFVPFDGFKVSFEIDFDHPVFRDRTQSASVDFSSTSFVKEVSRARTFGFMSDIEYLRKHNLALGGSVENAIVVDSDGVLNEDGLRYEDEFVKHKILDAIGDLYLLGNSLIGEFKGFKSGHALNNQLLRKLIEQKDAWEVVTFEDASTAPISYMRPVAAV, encoded by the coding sequence ATGATTAAACAACGCACCCTGAAGAATATTATCCGTGCCACAGGTGTAGGCCTGCACTCCGGGGAGAAGGTATACCTGACCCTCAAGCCTGCGCCTGTCGACACCGGCATTGTGTTTTGTCGTGCCGACCTGGACCCTGTGGTGCAGATTCCTGCTCGCGCGGAAAACGTTGGCGAAACCACCATGTCGACCACTCTGGTCAACGGTGACGTCAAAGTGGACACGGTGGAGCACTTGCTCTCGGCCATGGCTGGCCTGGGCATCGATAACGCCTACGTCGAGCTCTCCGCGTCCGAAGTCCCGATCATGGACGGTAGCGCCGGACCCTTCGTATTCCTGATTCAATCTGCTGGCCTCGAAGAACAGGACGCAGCTAAAAAGTTCATCCGCATCCTTCGTGAAGTGACAGTGGAAGACGGCGACAAGCGCGCCACTTTCGTACCTTTCGATGGTTTTAAAGTGAGCTTCGAGATCGATTTCGATCACCCGGTTTTCCGTGACCGCACCCAGAGTGCAAGCGTGGACTTCTCCAGCACTTCGTTCGTAAAAGAAGTCAGTCGCGCCCGTACCTTTGGTTTCATGAGTGATATCGAGTACCTGCGCAAGCACAACCTCGCACTCGGTGGCAGCGTGGAAAACGCCATTGTGGTCGATTCGGATGGCGTACTGAATGAAGACGGTCTTCGTTACGAAGACGAATTCGTCAAGCACAAGATCCTGGATGCAATTGGTGACCTCTACCTGCTGGGCAATAGCCTGATAGGCGAGTTCAAAGGCTTCAAGTCGGGCCACGCACTGAACAACCAGCTACTGCGCAAGTTGATTGAGCAGAAAGATGCCTGGGAAGTCGTGACCTTCGAAGATGCCAGCACTGCACCGATCTCTTACATGCGTCCCGTTGCGGCCGTGTAA
- a CDS encoding sensor domain-containing diguanylate cyclase — translation MSVSSATPRTGTIASNPERLLVLVSSLTVVAILGIVTSLLIREHGAAEQAATRAANNIVQLIDADVLRNVELYDLSLKGLISAAQRNDLKDVSAPIRHLALFDRATAAPYKGDILLLDKHGDVVADSASVVPRKGNFADREYFRPHIDDPDPGMKISPPFRARTAEHDWRISFSRRLSNENGEFIGVAEAAMRLGYFNELFKNLDIGRNGTINLISRDGFLLAQQPPLADDLIGKSFSNRPNFVRILQEGNGSFSGVSSVDKTHRLYTFSQVGDLPLIVIVALSIDEVFSSWRRTALLVSGATGVLCIALLWLTWLLCRELRGRHRAEQELLRLAAVDPLTGLANRRSLDLALKNEWARAQRSLQPLSLLMIDIDHFKSFNDRFGHPLGDEALRLVAQNIAACVGRPTDLAARYGGEEFTVILPGTDTAGASLMAEKIRASIEALPAVTEHAVPLTVSIGINTWSGDAGTRQEDWVSNADKALYQAKSSGRNRVVSNMSHGCSRSRA, via the coding sequence ATGAGCGTGAGCAGTGCGACACCCCGCACAGGGACAATCGCGTCAAATCCTGAACGTCTGCTGGTCCTGGTCAGTTCACTGACCGTCGTGGCCATTCTCGGTATCGTCACCTCCCTGCTGATCCGTGAACACGGGGCCGCCGAACAGGCCGCCACCCGTGCCGCCAACAATATCGTGCAACTAATCGACGCCGACGTATTGCGCAACGTCGAACTCTACGACCTGTCCCTCAAGGGGCTGATCAGTGCAGCGCAACGCAACGACCTGAAGGACGTTTCGGCGCCCATCCGTCATCTGGCGCTGTTCGACCGAGCCACCGCCGCGCCGTACAAAGGCGATATCCTGTTGTTGGACAAGCACGGCGATGTGGTTGCCGACTCGGCTTCGGTCGTGCCTCGCAAGGGCAATTTCGCCGATCGCGAGTACTTTCGGCCGCACATCGACGATCCGGACCCGGGAATGAAGATCAGCCCTCCGTTTCGCGCCCGCACTGCAGAGCATGACTGGCGGATCAGTTTCAGTCGTCGGCTGAGCAACGAGAATGGTGAGTTCATCGGCGTAGCCGAAGCGGCCATGCGCCTGGGCTACTTCAATGAGCTGTTCAAGAATTTGGACATCGGCCGCAACGGCACGATCAACCTGATCAGCCGCGATGGCTTTTTGCTCGCCCAGCAACCGCCCCTGGCGGACGACCTGATTGGCAAGAGTTTCAGCAATCGCCCCAACTTCGTACGCATCCTGCAAGAAGGCAATGGCAGCTTCAGCGGCGTGTCCAGCGTGGACAAGACACATCGGCTGTATACCTTTTCCCAGGTGGGCGACCTGCCGCTGATCGTGATTGTCGCGCTGTCCATCGATGAGGTCTTCAGCTCCTGGCGCCGCACCGCGCTGCTGGTCAGCGGTGCCACGGGAGTACTGTGCATTGCCCTGCTATGGCTGACCTGGCTGTTGTGTCGCGAACTGCGGGGTCGCCACCGCGCCGAACAGGAACTGTTGCGCCTGGCCGCTGTTGATCCCCTCACCGGCCTGGCCAATCGCCGCAGCCTGGACCTGGCCCTGAAAAACGAATGGGCCCGGGCTCAGCGCTCGCTCCAGCCGCTGTCGCTGTTGATGATCGATATCGATCACTTCAAGTCCTTCAACGATCGTTTCGGCCATCCGCTGGGGGATGAGGCCTTGCGCCTGGTGGCGCAGAACATTGCCGCCTGCGTGGGCCGCCCGACGGATCTGGCGGCACGTTATGGCGGCGAGGAATTCACGGTGATCCTGCCCGGCACCGATACGGCCGGGGCCTCGCTCATGGCCGAGAAGATCCGCGCCAGCATCGAAGCGCTGCCGGCCGTGACCGAACACGCCGTGCCCTTGACCGTCAGCATCGGCATCAATACCTGGTCAGGCGATGCTGGCACCCGCCAGGAGGACTGGGTGAGCAATGCCGACAAGGCGCTATACCAGGCCAAGTCCAGTGGACGCAATCGAGTGGTTTCCAACATGTCCCACGGTTGCTCCAGGTCCAGAGCCTGA
- a CDS encoding OprD family porin, translated as MFRTSLKVSPLFIAIAATIPSLGHAAEEGTSEGFVAGSSLKLNARNYYMHRNRQQHNDDNIEWGQGFLGVFESGYTEGTVGFGLDANAMLGLKLDGGGGTDGSSILPISGSGSDGGKAPGSFSTAGATLKMRAFDTELKAGDLFLNNPVIAGGMSRMLPQTFRGVSLANHSFDGWLIEGGQASFTKLYNQSGHKRIGTAYGTLPSSDKSRHLNWAGVAWSAVPGLTSSLYASELKDIWNQYYYDLDYTYAVNELVSLNPGLHFYHTQDTGQALLGNIDNNTYSLHLTVGVGSHSVTAAYQRVNGNTPFDYINQGDSIYLDNSQQYSDFNGPNERSWKLKYVYDFAGLGLPGLTSGLSYSRGELDLTKVDPGSRGYAKWYSADGKHAKHWERDLDIKYVVQGGKAKDLAVRLQWATNRGGNGYGALDNDTDEYRVIVDYPINVF; from the coding sequence TTGTTCAGGACTTCACTGAAGGTCAGCCCGCTGTTCATTGCAATCGCTGCAACGATCCCAAGCCTGGGACACGCCGCCGAAGAAGGCACCAGCGAGGGTTTCGTCGCTGGATCAAGCCTCAAGCTCAACGCCCGCAACTACTACATGCACCGCAACCGCCAGCAGCACAACGATGACAACATCGAGTGGGGCCAAGGGTTCCTCGGGGTCTTTGAATCCGGATACACCGAAGGCACCGTGGGTTTCGGCCTGGATGCCAATGCCATGCTCGGCCTCAAGCTGGACGGCGGTGGCGGCACCGATGGCTCGAGCATCCTGCCGATCAGCGGCAGCGGCAGTGACGGCGGCAAAGCTCCGGGATCGTTCTCCACCGCTGGCGCGACCCTGAAAATGCGTGCCTTCGATACCGAACTCAAGGCTGGCGACCTGTTCCTCAACAACCCGGTGATCGCCGGCGGCATGAGCCGCATGCTGCCCCAGACCTTCCGTGGCGTGAGCCTGGCCAACCACAGCTTCGACGGCTGGTTGATCGAGGGTGGCCAGGCCAGCTTCACCAAGCTCTACAACCAGAGCGGCCACAAACGCATTGGCACCGCCTACGGCACCTTGCCCAGCAGTGATAAGAGCCGACATCTGAACTGGGCCGGGGTGGCCTGGAGCGCAGTGCCGGGACTGACCAGCAGCCTCTACGCTTCCGAGCTCAAGGACATCTGGAACCAGTACTACTACGATCTGGACTACACCTACGCGGTGAACGAACTGGTCAGCCTCAACCCGGGCCTGCACTTCTATCACACCCAGGACACCGGCCAGGCCCTGCTGGGCAACATCGACAACAACACCTACAGCCTGCACCTGACCGTTGGCGTGGGCAGCCACAGCGTCACCGCGGCCTACCAGCGGGTCAACGGCAACACGCCGTTCGACTACATCAACCAAGGCGACAGCATCTACCTGGACAACTCCCAGCAATACTCGGACTTCAACGGCCCGAACGAGCGCTCGTGGAAGCTCAAGTACGTCTACGATTTTGCCGGCCTCGGCTTGCCAGGCCTGACCTCCGGCCTGTCCTACTCGCGCGGCGAACTGGACCTGACCAAGGTCGATCCGGGCAGCCGTGGTTATGCCAAGTGGTACAGCGCCGATGGCAAGCACGCCAAGCACTGGGAGCGCGACCTGGATATCAAGTATGTGGTGCAAGGCGGCAAGGCCAAGGATCTGGCTGTGCGCCTGCAGTGGGCTACCAACCGTGGCGGCAACGGCTACGGCGCCCTGGACAACGACACCGATGAATACCGGGTGATCGTCGACTACCCGATCAACGTGTTCTAA
- a CDS encoding heavy metal sensor histidine kinase, producing MASNSIALRLSGLFTLVALLVFLLIGAALYQQVDKGLGLLPEAELDARYSVLESALTRYGNPEHWAKINAKLKLLSEEDKRIRFWAISGDPAYEYGNPDARLRAFAQGPLGMRDLALNDHPYPLRVLVSQLPAKEQRPALRFLIAIDTDTFHQTQHQLLMALIGLAIAGVLLASAMGYWVARIGLKPLIKLSQEAQRLTPPRLSGRLQLSPLPPELNQFVNSFNSTLERVEQAYSRLESFNADVAHELRSPLTNLIGQTQVALTRGRSAEHYFEVLQSNLEELERLRTIVNDMLFLASADQGSKATKLTSASLATEVATTLDYLDFILEDAQVRVEVEGDAQVRIEIAHLRRALINLLSNAVQHTAAGEVIRVRIELQEQQVAIAVSNPGQEIASEHLPRLFERFYRVDASRSNSGANHGLGLAIVKAIALMHGGDVFVHSDQGINTFGLHLPL from the coding sequence GTGGCGAGTAACTCCATCGCCCTGCGCCTGAGCGGGCTGTTCACCCTGGTGGCGCTGCTGGTCTTCCTGTTGATCGGTGCCGCCCTCTATCAACAAGTGGACAAGGGCCTGGGCCTGCTGCCGGAAGCCGAACTGGACGCGCGCTACAGCGTGCTGGAGTCGGCCCTGACCCGCTACGGCAATCCCGAGCACTGGGCCAAGATCAACGCCAAGCTCAAGCTGCTCAGCGAGGAAGACAAGCGCATCCGCTTCTGGGCCATCAGCGGCGATCCCGCCTATGAGTACGGCAACCCCGATGCGCGCCTCCGCGCCTTCGCCCAGGGCCCGCTGGGCATGCGCGACCTGGCCTTGAACGACCATCCCTATCCCCTGCGGGTGCTGGTCAGCCAGTTGCCGGCCAAGGAGCAGCGGCCGGCCCTGCGCTTCCTGATTGCGATCGATACCGACACTTTCCACCAGACCCAGCATCAGTTGCTGATGGCCCTGATCGGCCTGGCCATCGCCGGCGTGCTGCTGGCTTCGGCCATGGGCTACTGGGTGGCACGGATCGGCCTCAAGCCGCTGATCAAGCTGTCCCAGGAGGCCCAGCGCCTGACCCCGCCCAGGCTCTCCGGGCGTCTGCAGCTCTCTCCGTTGCCACCAGAACTGAACCAGTTCGTCAATTCGTTCAATTCCACCCTGGAGCGAGTCGAGCAGGCCTACTCGCGCCTGGAGTCGTTCAATGCCGATGTGGCCCATGAACTGCGCTCGCCCTTGACCAACCTGATCGGCCAGACCCAGGTCGCCCTGACTCGCGGACGCTCGGCGGAACACTATTTCGAGGTGCTGCAGTCCAACCTCGAAGAGCTGGAGCGCTTGCGCACGATCGTCAACGACATGCTGTTCCTGGCCAGCGCCGACCAGGGCAGCAAGGCCACCAAGCTCACCAGCGCCTCGCTGGCCACGGAGGTGGCGACCACCCTGGACTACCTGGATTTCATCCTCGAGGATGCCCAGGTCAGGGTCGAGGTCGAAGGCGATGCCCAGGTCCGGATCGAGATCGCCCACCTGCGCCGGGCCCTGATCAACCTGTTGAGCAATGCCGTGCAGCACACGGCTGCCGGGGAAGTGATCCGCGTGCGCATCGAGTTGCAGGAGCAACAGGTGGCAATCGCCGTCAGCAATCCGGGCCAGGAAATCGCCAGCGAGCACCTGCCGCGGTTGTTCGAGCGTTTCTATCGGGTGGATGCTTCTCGCAGCAACAGCGGGGCCAACCATGGCCTGGGCCTGGCCATCGTCAAGGCCATCGCCTTGATGCACGGGGGCGACGTCTTCGTGCACAGCGACCAGGGCATCAATACCTTCGGCCTGCATCTGCCCCTGTGA
- a CDS encoding heavy metal response regulator transcription factor, with amino-acid sequence MRVLIIEDEEKTADYLHRGLTEQGYTVDLARDGIEGLHLALESDYGVIVLDVMLPGLDGFGVLRALRARKQTPVIMLTARERVEDRVKGLRDGADDYLGKPFSFLELVARLQALTRRSGGHEPVQITIADLWIDLISRKASRAGTRLDLTAKEFSLLSVLARRQGEILSKTAIAEMVWDINFDSDANVVEVAIKRLRAKLDGPFEHKLLHTIRGMGYVLESRGGE; translated from the coding sequence ATGCGCGTTCTGATTATCGAAGACGAAGAAAAAACCGCGGACTACCTGCATCGCGGGCTGACCGAACAAGGCTATACCGTGGACCTGGCCCGGGATGGCATCGAGGGCCTGCACCTGGCCCTGGAAAGCGACTACGGCGTGATTGTGCTGGATGTGATGCTGCCTGGCCTGGATGGCTTCGGAGTGCTGCGGGCCCTGCGTGCTCGCAAGCAGACCCCGGTGATCATGCTCACCGCCCGTGAACGGGTGGAAGACCGGGTCAAGGGCCTGCGCGACGGCGCCGACGACTACCTGGGCAAGCCGTTCTCCTTTCTCGAACTGGTCGCCCGGCTGCAGGCGCTGACCCGCCGCAGCGGTGGCCACGAACCGGTACAGATCACCATCGCCGACCTGTGGATCGACTTGATCAGCCGCAAGGCCAGCCGTGCCGGCACTCGCCTGGACCTGACCGCCAAGGAGTTCTCGCTGCTCAGCGTGCTGGCCCGGCGCCAGGGCGAAATCCTGTCCAAGACCGCCATTGCCGAGATGGTCTGGGACATCAATTTCGACAGCGATGCCAATGTGGTGGAGGTGGCGATCAAGCGCTTGCGGGCCAAGCTCGACGGTCCTTTCGAGCACAAGTTGCTGCACACCATCCGTGGCATGGGTTATGTACTGGAGAGCCGCGGTGGCGAGTAA